In the genome of Candidatus Moraniibacteriota bacterium, one region contains:
- the serS gene encoding serine--tRNA ligase, translating to MLDIQYIRDHKDEVSKAAEAKHVSVDIDQLLELDARRKELLREIEELRSIKNDINDLIPKAAPDERAELVLRGKEVKGKLDVKEPELKETEESFRMLMYLVPNIPSEDTPSGPDESGNQVLRHWGEKPSFEFQPKEHWEIAEALGLMDTERATKVSGARFLYLKGDLVLLEWAMMSLAFQTLTNEETLRSIAAEASLDVPTTPFVPVLPPVMIRPDMHRRMGRLDPEEMYALERDNLTLIGSAEHTLGSMYADEILAEKELPIRLVGFSAAFRREAGSYGKDMKGMLRLHQFNKLEMESFTTPEASLAEQNFFVAIQEYLLRQLNLPYQVVAVCSGDMGKPDMRQIDIEAWMPGQGKYRETNTSDLIGDFQARRLETRVRRENGSVEYAHMNDATAFSERPLIAILENYQQADGSVIVPKVLRPFVGKEVIAVKK from the coding sequence ATGCTTGACATTCAATATATTCGCGATCACAAAGATGAGGTATCAAAGGCGGCAGAGGCGAAGCATGTCTCGGTGGATATCGATCAGCTTTTGGAACTCGACGCGCGGCGCAAGGAACTGCTGCGAGAGATAGAAGAACTTCGCTCCATCAAAAACGATATCAATGATCTTATTCCGAAAGCAGCTCCGGATGAGCGGGCGGAGCTGGTGCTTCGAGGCAAAGAAGTGAAAGGAAAACTTGATGTGAAAGAGCCGGAACTCAAAGAAACAGAAGAGTCATTTCGAATGCTCATGTATCTGGTCCCGAATATTCCAAGCGAAGATACGCCTTCCGGCCCGGATGAAAGTGGGAATCAAGTGCTCCGGCACTGGGGTGAGAAGCCGTCTTTTGAATTCCAACCGAAAGAGCATTGGGAAATCGCCGAGGCGCTCGGACTGATGGATACGGAACGTGCGACCAAAGTGAGCGGTGCGCGGTTTCTCTATCTGAAGGGCGACCTGGTGCTTTTGGAATGGGCGATGATGTCGCTCGCATTTCAGACACTTACCAATGAAGAAACGCTCCGGTCTATTGCCGCTGAAGCTTCGCTTGATGTTCCGACGACGCCGTTTGTGCCGGTACTGCCGCCGGTTATGATTCGCCCGGATATGCACCGTCGCATGGGGCGACTCGATCCGGAAGAGATGTATGCACTCGAGCGGGACAATCTGACGCTCATCGGGAGTGCGGAGCACACGCTTGGTTCGATGTATGCTGATGAAATTCTTGCCGAGAAAGAACTGCCTATCCGTCTTGTCGGGTTTTCGGCGGCATTCCGGCGCGAGGCGGGATCATATGGGAAAGACATGAAAGGAATGCTTCGCTTGCATCAGTTCAATAAGCTTGAGATGGAGTCCTTTACGACGCCGGAAGCGTCTCTCGCGGAGCAGAATTTTTTTGTGGCGATACAGGAGTATTTGCTTCGCCAGCTGAATCTCCCATATCAGGTGGTTGCTGTCTGTTCGGGAGATATGGGAAAGCCGGATATGCGGCAGATTGATATAGAGGCCTGGATGCCCGGGCAGGGGAAATACCGCGAGACAAACACGTCGGACCTTATTGGCGACTTCCAGGCGCGTCGGCTTGAGACGCGAGTGCGCCGCGAAAACGGATCGGTCGAATATGCGCACATGAATGATGCCACCGCCTTTTCCGAGCGGCCGCTCATTGCCATTCTCGAAAACTATCAACAAGCCGATGGCAGCGTCATTGTTCCGAAAGTTCTGCGCCCGTTTGTCGGGAAGGAGGTGATTGCAGTAAAAAAGTAG